Proteins co-encoded in one Jeotgalibacillus malaysiensis genomic window:
- a CDS encoding Zn-dependent hydrolase — MTQQLITLSDRISYLTPVGPTDRPILMAVAGDRHSLMIDGGNSKAHAELFLEKLKEAGKPLPDLTAVTHWHWDHIFGLEALTAPAIASYDTKQAMEELVDFNWDDQSLDERVASGVEIQFCADAIREEFQDHRDIKVVLPTIVFQDELTIDLGGVTCVLKQVGSDHAKDSTVIYVKEEKLLFLGDVTAPLMYAPKWHFTADETLNLLDRLDQFDAETYVISHYKPISKAEYQKEAQFLRKTASLVKECGRDLDQINARLTAYYGKELTADEEEIVSFFMNGIS, encoded by the coding sequence ATGACTCAACAACTCATTACTTTATCAGACCGCATTTCCTACCTCACCCCTGTTGGACCGACTGACAGACCGATCCTGATGGCAGTGGCGGGCGATCGCCATTCACTTATGATTGATGGCGGAAATTCGAAAGCCCATGCTGAACTGTTTTTAGAAAAGCTGAAGGAAGCCGGAAAACCGCTTCCTGACCTGACAGCTGTTACCCACTGGCACTGGGATCATATTTTCGGACTTGAAGCATTAACAGCACCAGCCATTGCTTCTTATGATACGAAGCAGGCGATGGAAGAGCTCGTTGATTTCAACTGGGACGATCAGTCTCTTGATGAACGGGTAGCAAGCGGCGTCGAGATTCAATTTTGCGCTGATGCGATTCGTGAAGAGTTTCAGGATCACCGTGATATTAAAGTAGTGCTGCCGACTATTGTGTTCCAGGATGAATTAACAATCGACTTAGGCGGCGTGACCTGTGTCTTGAAGCAGGTTGGAAGTGACCATGCGAAAGACAGCACAGTGATTTATGTAAAAGAAGAAAAGTTATTGTTTTTGGGAGACGTGACAGCGCCGCTGATGTATGCGCCTAAGTGGCATTTTACTGCAGACGAGACGTTAAATCTGCTCGACCGCCTTGATCAGTTCGATGCAGAGACTTACGTGATTTCACACTATAAGCCAATCTCAAAGGCCGAGTATCAAAAAGAAGCGCAATTTTTACGCAAAACTGCATCACTTGTAAAAGAATGCGGCCGTGACCTTGATCAGATTAACGCCAGATTGACTGCTTATTACGGTAAAGAATTAACTGCTGATGAAGAGGAAATCGTAAGCTTTTTTATGAACGGTATTTCCTGA